The following DNA comes from Desulfovibrio intestinalis.
TTCTAGTTGTCGAATATAAATAAATTTGTTTGTATTTTTAATATAATGATATAATTAACTAATTTAAAAATATGACACAGTAGATTTTTCGATTATGTGAAAACTTGATTTGCATTCCAACTCTATTTGATTTTAAATTCCTACCGAAGAGCACTACATAGCATTGATTTCGATGTGTCTGGGCTTGCCTGTATGGAGGCTGGCCACAGATTATCGGAATGGGGATGAAGCAGGCATAAGGCGGGGGCCATTATGTCGGTTTCCGGCTCTGTGAGGCTGTAACCTGTCGCGTGGCAGGAGGTACATATCAATGATGGTTATCTCGCTGAAATGTAACTTTTTGTTGAAGGAGGGAGCATGCGCATAACGCTCACACACAAGTATGTGGGTTCGCTGTTTGGAGCGTTGATTACCTGTTGTGGAGTAGTGCTCTTTGTTTCCATCTACTTCATGAAGGTGCCGATTGAAGACGAACTGGATAAGGGCATACGCCGTATGCAGAACGTCATCATGGAAGCCAACGAGATGACTCGCAACCGTTTTGCGCAAAGCGCGGCTCTCATCGCTGATGAAGACAATTTCGTTCGTGCCATTGCCGACAAAAATCACGAATTGTCTATGGAGCTCGGCAAGAAAGCGATGAAAATGGCTGGCTCTGATTTTATGACCATCACGGACGAGACGGGTAAAGTCATAGCACGCGGCCATTCCGACAAATACAATGACAGTGTCACCAATCAGGAAACTGTGGTCATGGCCCTTAAAGGGCAGCCAGCCGCAGCTGTGGTGGCGGGCACTGTGGTGCCCTTTACCATCAGGGCAAGCCAGCCCGTGGTGTATGAAGGGCGGGTAGTTGGCAGCATATCTATTGGCACTTCTTTGGTTGCGCCAGCCTATCTTGACTGGCTCAAGCATATGTCTGGTCTGAATGTCACCATTTTCAAGGGTGATACGCGAATCATGACCACCATCATGAAGGATGGCCAGCGCGCGGTAGGCACCAAGCTTCAATCTCCTGAAATTATTGATGCCGTACTTAATAAGGGTGAAACCTGTTTTACCCACAATACTATTTTGGGTGTTGATTATAACTCTGCGTATTGGCCAGTTAACGACGCACACGGTCAAGCTATTGGCATGTGGTTTGTGGGTATGCCCATAGACGTGTTGCAGCAGCTTGAGCGCGAAGCCATTAATAAGGCCATTATGGTTGGCTGTGCCTTGTTGTTTGTACAGCTTACCCTTTCGGTCATTCTTGGACTTCGGATCAGTGCTCCAGTGGGTAAGATAACCCGCTATGCCTTGGGAGTGGCTGATGGCCAGAAGAATTTGACGCTTGATGTATATAGCAAGGACGACATGGGGCAGTTGGCTGATGCTCTGCGCCATATGGAAGAAAATTTGCGCAAACTGGTTCAGGAATCAGCCGAACAGGCCGAACAGGCCCGCCTGATGGGCGAAGAAGCTCATAAGGCAATGGAAGAGGCCAAACAGGCTCAAGCCCAGGCTGAAATAGCCAAGCGAGATGGCATGGTAAGTGCCGCCGCCCAAATTGAAGGTGTGGTTGAAAGCCTTAACTCCTCCATCAACGACATTGCCGAGCAGGTAGACAATACTGGCGGCGCGTTAAGTCATGCTGTTTCCAGACTGGCTGAAACCGCTACTGCTATGGAAGAAATGAATTCTACCGTGCTTGAGGTGGCTAAAAATGCAGGGGGAGCGGCAGACGTTTCTGCTTCTGCCAAGCTGAAGGCTCAGGCTGGCTCCGAAGTCGTATCCAAAGCCGTAAGCGGCATACAGGAAGTACAGCGGCAATCTCTGGCGCTTAAGGGTGGCATGACGCAGCTTGACGAGCATGCCAAGGCCATCAGCCAGATTATGAGCGTCATTTCTGATATTGCTGACCAGACCAACCTGTTGGCGCTCAACGCGGCCATTGAAGCCGCCAGAGCTGGCGATGCAGGACGAGGCTTCGCCGTGGTAGCCGACGAAGTACGCAAGTTGGCTGAAAAAACTATGACCTCAACCATTGATGTGGGCAACGCCATTGCCTCTATTCAGCAAAGCGCTTCACAGAGTATCAATGAGGTTGACCTTGCTGTGCGCAATATCGCCACGGCAACGGATTTTTCCAACAAATCCGGTGAAGCTCTTCAGGAAATAGTGGGTATGGTGGATCAAACCGCCGACGAAGTGCGGGCTATCGCAACTGCCAGTGAGCAGCAGTCTGCCACCAGCGAGGAAATCAATAGGTCCATCGCTGACGTGAATCATATTGCCGCCACCACGGCAGAATCCATGCAGCTGGCCATGACTGAGCTGGAAGCTCTGCGCAAGCAGGCACATAGTCTGGTGGAGCTCATAGAGCATATGAAGAGAGCATAAACTCAATACCCAAGTTGAACAAAAAGCCCTCTCGACTGTGTCGGGAGGGCTTTTCAATTCAAGTAACTGGAAGAGGCGCGGTCTTTGCTCGCAAGCCAGTAGGGCCTAAAGGGCATTTGCTAAAGCACTGTGTGCCCTGCACAGGCAGAATGCCTGGATTTAGAGCATGTTAACTTAAAAAACTTAAAGCTCTAATGCTGCACAAGAGTGCAGCACGCCGCAACACTGTGCGGATTACGCCGAAAATTGCGTTTTTCAGCGTAATGATAACTCAGAGTTGACCTGTTCTAGACGTTGAACAAGAAGTGTACGACGTCTCCGTCTTTGACCACATATTCCTTGCCTTCAACGCGCAACACTCCGCTGGCACGACATGCAGCTTCATTCTCGTGGCTCATATAGTCATTATAGGAGATGACTTCGGCACGAATGAATCCACGTTCAAAGTCGGTGTGAATAACTCCGGCTGCCTGAGGGGCCTTCCAGCCAACGTGGATGGTCCAGGCGCGCACTTCCTGGGGGCCTACCGTAAAGTAGCTGCACAAACCAAGAGTTTCGTAGCCAGTGCGGATGATGCGCACAAGGCCGCTTTCGTCAATACCGTAGGAAGACAGCATTTCTGCCTGCTCCGCATCGGAGAGGCCTTGCAATTCTTCTTCAAGTTTGGCGCAAATACAGGCAAAGCCCGCATGGCGTTCAGCGGCGAATGCTTTAAGTGTTTCTACAAACGCATTGCCATCGGCCACAGCAGTTTCATCCACGTTGGCACAATAAATAACGGGCTTGGCTGTCAGCAGGCCCAGTTCGCGCCAGGAAGTCATAAAGGCTTCGTTGCTGTCGGGCAGAGAAAAATTGCGTGCAGCGTTGCCGTCATTCAGATGGGCCAGCAGGGTCTGCATGATTTCTGCCGTCGCCTTGGCATCCTTGTTGGTCTTGGCCATCTTTTGCAGGCGTTCCAAGCGTTTTTCAACGCTTTGCAGGTCTGACAGCAAAAGTTCGGTTTCGATGGTGTCTACATCGCGCAGGGGATCAACGTTGCCGTCCACATGAGTGATGTTTTCATCTTCAAAACAGCGCACCACATGCACAATGGCCGCACATTCGCGAATGTTGCCCAAAAACTGGTTGCCAAGTCCTTCGCCTTTGCTGGCGCCTCTGACAAGCCCGGCAATATCAATAAAATCCACGCTGGCATTGATGGTTTTTTGCGGTTTGGCCTTGTTGGTCAAGTCCTGCAAGCGCTTGTCGGGTACTGCTACCGTAGCCTTGTTGGGCTCGATGGTGCAGAACGGATAGTTGGCGGCCTGGGCGTTTTGGGCCTTGGTAAGGGCATTGAAAAGGGTGGACTTGCCCACGTTGGGCAGACCGACGATACCTATGCTAAGGGCCATGCTTTCTCCTGAATTGCGGCAAGCGCTCTTGCATTGAAAGGAATAACGAAGCCGCGCGGGCTGTTAGAGACCCGCGCAGCGAAATATTAAGGCTTGAAAGCCCGGCAGCGTGTACCAAGCCGGGCCTGTTATAGACAGAAAGTGTAGCGGAAGCAAGAAAACTTACTGCAATCGAGTGTTCACAGTAGGAGTGACTCCTCCCTTGCCGCCGGGGGACGGATCACGCAGGAGCGGCAAAAGATCATCGGTAATGGGCACTGTTCCCGAGCCCATAGCCAGAACTTCATTGCTGGTGGTGTGTATCAGCCGGATGTTGAACCGTACCTGTTCGCCACTGACAACATAGGTGCCAGCCATAATTGCCTGACTGGTTCCCACTCTGCTGGCCAGACGGTTAACGTCGCGGGTGAGAATAAATTCACCCTTTTTTCTGTCAAAATAGATGTCACGGCCCTTGCGCAATTCCTGAAAACGATAGCCGGCATTGATGAGCCAGCGCGATACTTCTTCCATCATCTGCCGCGCCAGGGGCGAAGCTTCATTCAGATCGTTAAGATTGGCAGGGGTGGTGCCCATAATCATTATATTGGCGCGAGCCACAGCCTGTTGTTCTTTTTTACTTACCTGTGGGTCAGTTCCGGCGTAGCGCATCATTAACTGCTCGTCCAGCTGGCGGGCTATTCTTGTGGCCGCAGTAGGCACGTTGCCAGCGGCTGCGGCAGTGAGTGGCAAAAGCAGTGCCACCAGAACGAGAAGAACGGTAATAAAACGGCTCATGATGGTCCTCAACGCATGGTGCGCAGCAAAAGTTCAATGCCGCCCATTTCTTTTTCAATAACAGCCAGCTCCTCGGCAGAGCGGCAAGTGGAAAGAGCCTGAGCATAAGACTGGCGGGCCAGTTCGTAACGCCCCTGATCGCGGTACGCGCGGGCCTGTTTCAAATATTTCGCGCTGATATCCGGCCCTTGATTGGTCGATTTGGCCGTGCGCGTAGCTTGGGTTGGCGCACCGTCATACGAAGAAATATTCTGGGCAGTGGCCCGCAGTCCGTGTGAGCTTAAAGTCAGGGCAGGCCCTGCTGCCAAAGCAAGAAAAACAATTACTGTAAAGCGTAGGGTAGAGCACATGACTGCATCCGGCATTATTTGCCCTGTTTGATGTTAACGCTGCCGCTGGTGATGGAGTTGGCCGGGGTATAGAGCGAAGGATAGAGGCCTCCACGCTGCCCGGAGGGCTTTGCCGATGAAGCCGAAGCCACGCTTGAACTGGTATTCTGCACTGGGGCAGGTTTGGGCGCTGGCGGGTCTGTTTTGCCCATACGGGCCACAATGGGAGTATTCACCAACACAAGTTGCCCTGTGCGCATAACAAGCCCGTCCGTGGCACGAACCAGGCGGGCATTGACGAAGGTGGCATCCTTATCCACATAATATGTGCCCACTACCAAAGCGGCCCATTTCTGACCTGCTGGAATGACGGCATTTTCAATGAGGGCCAGGTCGTCACGTCCACCCACCACGGTGATATTTCCTGTCAGGCGATACTCGCGTGAAGGAAACCCACGCTGATTGAATTCGTAAAACATCGCTTCGCCCATAAGTCTGCCCAACGGAGAAGATCGGGACGTATTGTTTTCATCCACAAAAGACGTGGGCATGGCAATAACACCCTGCAACGCGTCATTGGGCATGGTAGCGAGCATCTGGTCAGCCAGTTCACGAAATTTAAGCTTCAATTCCACGGCGTCAATATAGCCGGGATCATTAGCGGTAGCCGGTGCTTTAGAGCAGCCGGGCATCAGGGGCAACGCAAGGAAGCATATAAGTAGGAGACGCAATAACCCGTGCATAATAACCTCAGTAGTGTTCTGTTGTACTTATCGGCTTCTGAGCGATAAACTTCAGTACATGGATAGAAAAAGAGCATTTATCTGCCCCTTGTCTTCCTGAAAAAATATGCAAAACACGTTCCAGCGGCATAATTGGCTGCATACTTGGCTTGTGATCGGAAATAGCATACAAGACGCCCTTAACAGTATATGGCGACACAGCGCCGCCAAGCTTTATTTATTGGGAGAAGGCATGCGCAAAAGCACCAGAGCGATACGCCTTGGCAGCGTGACTGTGGGCGGCGGTGCGCCCGTTGTGGTTCAGAGTATGACCAACACAGACACCCGCGATCCTGCGGCCACGCTGGAACAAATTGGCAGACTGGCGGCGCGGGGTTGTGAAATGGTGCGGCTGGCCGTGCCTGATGAAGCTGCTGTGGCCGCTTTGCCTGCCATTCGCGCTGGTACGTCGTTGCCCCTTATTGCTGATATTCACTTTGATCATCGCCTTGCAGTAGGCGCTCTGGAGGCAGGCTTCGAGGGCTTGCGCATCAACCCTGGGAATATTGGCCCCAA
Coding sequences within:
- a CDS encoding methyl-accepting chemotaxis protein — its product is MRITLTHKYVGSLFGALITCCGVVLFVSIYFMKVPIEDELDKGIRRMQNVIMEANEMTRNRFAQSAALIADEDNFVRAIADKNHELSMELGKKAMKMAGSDFMTITDETGKVIARGHSDKYNDSVTNQETVVMALKGQPAAAVVAGTVVPFTIRASQPVVYEGRVVGSISIGTSLVAPAYLDWLKHMSGLNVTIFKGDTRIMTTIMKDGQRAVGTKLQSPEIIDAVLNKGETCFTHNTILGVDYNSAYWPVNDAHGQAIGMWFVGMPIDVLQQLEREAINKAIMVGCALLFVQLTLSVILGLRISAPVGKITRYALGVADGQKNLTLDVYSKDDMGQLADALRHMEENLRKLVQESAEQAEQARLMGEEAHKAMEEAKQAQAQAEIAKRDGMVSAAAQIEGVVESLNSSINDIAEQVDNTGGALSHAVSRLAETATAMEEMNSTVLEVAKNAGGAADVSASAKLKAQAGSEVVSKAVSGIQEVQRQSLALKGGMTQLDEHAKAISQIMSVISDIADQTNLLALNAAIEAARAGDAGRGFAVVADEVRKLAEKTMTSTIDVGNAIASIQQSASQSINEVDLAVRNIATATDFSNKSGEALQEIVGMVDQTADEVRAIATASEQQSATSEEINRSIADVNHIAATTAESMQLAMTELEALRKQAHSLVELIEHMKRA
- the ychF gene encoding redox-regulated ATPase YchF, which gives rise to MALSIGIVGLPNVGKSTLFNALTKAQNAQAANYPFCTIEPNKATVAVPDKRLQDLTNKAKPQKTINASVDFIDIAGLVRGASKGEGLGNQFLGNIRECAAIVHVVRCFEDENITHVDGNVDPLRDVDTIETELLLSDLQSVEKRLERLQKMAKTNKDAKATAEIMQTLLAHLNDGNAARNFSLPDSNEAFMTSWRELGLLTAKPVIYCANVDETAVADGNAFVETLKAFAAERHAGFACICAKLEEELQGLSDAEQAEMLSSYGIDESGLVRIIRTGYETLGLCSYFTVGPQEVRAWTIHVGWKAPQAAGVIHTDFERGFIRAEVISYNDYMSHENEAACRASGVLRVEGKEYVVKDGDVVHFLFNV
- a CDS encoding FlgO family outer membrane protein, with the translated sequence MSRFITVLLVLVALLLPLTAAAAGNVPTAATRIARQLDEQLMMRYAGTDPQVSKKEQQAVARANIMIMGTTPANLNDLNEASPLARQMMEEVSRWLINAGYRFQELRKGRDIYFDRKKGEFILTRDVNRLASRVGTSQAIMAGTYVVSGEQVRFNIRLIHTTSNEVLAMGSGTVPITDDLLPLLRDPSPGGKGGVTPTVNTRLQ
- a CDS encoding FlgO family outer membrane protein — protein: MPGCSKAPATANDPGYIDAVELKLKFRELADQMLATMPNDALQGVIAMPTSFVDENNTSRSSPLGRLMGEAMFYEFNQRGFPSREYRLTGNITVVGGRDDLALIENAVIPAGQKWAALVVGTYYVDKDATFVNARLVRATDGLVMRTGQLVLVNTPIVARMGKTDPPAPKPAPVQNTSSSVASASSAKPSGQRGGLYPSLYTPANSITSGSVNIKQGK